The following DNA comes from Pseudomonadota bacterium.
CGCTCTGCCCGATGTTAGCCGCACCGTTAACCGTCGCCGTCTCGATGGCCTCCATCGGCGTCAACCCGCCCCACTCCATCAGCAGCCGGAACTCGATAGCGTTCTGGCCGTGCGGGAACACGCCCGCGTCGGTGGCAAAGGCGATCTTCACCCCACCGTCGTGGGCCCGGCGGGCGTACTTCTCGGCGAGCACCAAGGCCTGGCGCGCCTTCACCGTCTGCGTGGGGCTGAGGTAGGAGTCGGGGGAATCGAGCATGGGCATGAGGGCAAAGGACGGCATCAGCGTCGGCGCCAGGAAAGCGCCACGCTCGCGGAACAGGGCGATGGCCTCGTCGTCCAGGAAGGTGCCGTGCTCGATGGCGTCCACGCCGGCGCGCAGCGCGGCCTTGATGCCGTTGGCGCCGTGCGCGTGGGCCGTCACGCGTCGACCCATGGAGTGCGACGTGTCGACGATGGCCTCGAGCTCGTCATCGAAGAACTGCTGT
Coding sequences within:
- a CDS encoding amidohydrolase family protein, whose amino-acid sequence is HGDLVQGYREDVSAVLMGTGSCDGADDCRRAVRRQVRRGADHIKLTATAGVLSESAAGLEQQFFDDELEAIVDTSHSMGRRVTAHAHGANGIKAALRAGVDAIEHGTFLDDEAIALFRERGAFLAPTLMPSFALMPMLDSPDSYLSPTQTVKARQALVLAEKYARRAHDGGVKIAFATDAGVFPHGQNAIEFRLLMEWGGLTPMEAIETATVNGAANIGQSDVLGTLEPGKYGDLVAVAGDPLQDGSELERVVFVMKEGVAYRQP